TGGTGAATGCGGCATAGAGTACAATAAAGGTTTAGTTTTTCATACTGTGATAATTTCTGAAAACAACAGCATACTATCCTAGCTGTGTTTCTGTTCATCGCAATCTTCACAATGAAGATACAGAAAAAGCTTCTTTAACTGAGTATTTCAGTGATACTAGGCAGCCTTCTACCTTATTAACAGCACTTTTATTCCCTACACGACAGCAACAACATGCCAGAATGCTTCATCTATTATTTTGGTTTGGCTATGTGGATCTTTTCCAGCTAGTCATAACTTACCAAACTAAAAGCAGTCACGCAATTTGTTACCTCTGATAATGTTTTCTTAGGTATTCCTGTATATCTCTTCACATTACCAATCCTAATTGACTGATTTCGTCTAACTGGTGCACTTATATAATTCCTTGTAGATGTCATGACCGAAAAGGGAAGGAACTCTGGCGAAAAATTGCTAACTTTCTTGTAAGTGTTTGCTTTTGCTTCTATTTGTCTCTTGTTCTGCTAGAAAGCTTCTTGTCAATAAGGATCTTATATCTCAAACATAGGAATCTTGTTTATGAGGCATGAATGTTCTTGATTCTTGTTTGATCAAATCAGATGTGTTTGCTTATTATTTTGGATTTGTTGGATTGCTGACATATAACTTCTACCTATCTGGATGCTTTAAAGAGAAAATCCATAATTGCTTTGTtcatattttctttctttaaagCATGTTGTCATGCCTTAAGATATTAGACTCTTGCTTAAATTAGCTACGGTGGGCCTTTTTATTGGAAAATATGTATCTGCATTGGACGATATAGTCTGTTAGACATGGAATCAATTCCTATGCTTAGTGTCTTCCTCTGGTCCTTAACATCCCTCTGTACTAAGCTGCAAGTAACCTGATCCAATTCAAgttattcagatttaagtttaaaaaccAGTAAGTAACCAGTAATGTGACTTGAATTGGGTCAGATTCATCCGACAAACTAGATCAGACCGAAACCAATACTGCTTGTATATTTGTTATCACACGATATGTTGTATGTTTGTATCATACATATGACAGTAGGTTCCAACTCTCCACAATGAACAGTGATgtttttttataaacaatgttCAGTTAGGATTCTCAGCATTTTCAATTCATTAGCTGAAGTCACATGTATCGGTCCATTTTGTCGACCTTCTTTCTCCATGAAAGCTATCTAGACATTGTGATTGGTTTCCGGTAGACCATCAAAATTTTAGATTATTTGTTTAGCTGCCACAAATTTCATGTAAATATTTATGCAGCTGGCTGTGAACAAAGACCCAACTTTAGAGCTTGGCACAGTATCAGACATGATCAGATTCAGTCCAGTGAATGGTACCCTACTTTCTGCACTGAAGTTTCATATTATGTTCCAAGATATCAATCACACTGGCGATTCTATTCAGGTGAGGTTCTCCCCTTGTGTTCTTTCCAAGTCCAATAATATGAGTGACTCAAAGGCATTAATCTTTTTGTATCTGAACTTACAGGATGGCAGCAAGAAAATGTAGTCAACGGAGAATTAGTGGTTACCCAATAAATGCAGTGATATGTTGAAATTATTGTCTTTATCGAATGGtaaaattctttcttttttttgacaTAGTGGAGAATTGTAAGTGGGATGATTAAACCAGCGTTATATTTCTACCTGTTGCTTcgtattcattcattcattcatgcatgttaaaagtaaattattttaaatcaataatatccatgaaagaaattaaattttTCGCTCTATTAGATCAAGTTATAAGTATCATTGAGTACGTTTAAAGAGTTTCTCTCATATTCTTTgaatccattaaaaaaaaaaaaagaacattcaaagtatttttctttatcttCTAAGGATGCTACTATCTTTACTAGTTTTAAAATACTCACTACTTTTGATAATTACTTCTATTTTTTTATaagtataatattaaattatacaCCAAAAATATAAGTATAATATTCCTCTAGCAagttgattatttttaaaaaattaaaataatttttattatttcacTCTAATTTTGAGACGTTATTTGTGTAACAGAGTgacattaaatataatttatttaatttaaaatacatacaaaatataaatatgttttatatttttatcatcactataaaatttaaagtgCATTGATATAAGTTAAATTTTAAGTAATAATCAATGTCTACATGTATAAGTTTTTAAATTCCAGAGGACGtgtgtataaataaatatactATGAtgaatgccaaaaaaaaaaaaaaaacaaagatataTAATTCTTTTTGTAAAGcctattttttttattgtcattaTGCAGTTTTGATTTTTAAGTTATAATGGACAGCGAACTAAAAACGTGTAGGAAAAAAAAATAGCATTTCCGGTTTAATAATATTACAGCTTTTGACAGCAATCTGAACGCGTTTTAtccaattattttaattttgcaCTCACAACTGTTTCtattaaaaataaacaaaaaaaaaactgtttaTTTTTTAATCTCGTGTTCTTTGATATTTCCGTCTCTCCGACAATATAAAAATGATGCTATATATCCGCTCCCACCTCAAGAATTCGAGAGCGCCAGTAACCCTAACCCCCCCCCTTCCAATTCCTCCCTCCGACGAGTCGACCCCTGTCGCCGGAGATCTCCCCTTATCCCCGAATCCCGATCGGTTCCTCCCGGTGCTCCGCCAGTCGCCGCTGCGGAACCCTAGGTCCCTCGCTATCGGCCGTTGAACGAGCGGGAGGCCCCCCCGCCCCCGGTCGATGACGCCGGAGAAGGAGATGACGGCTTCGCCGACGAGCTCTCGGTCGGTGACGGAGACCGTGAACGGATCCCACAAGTTCGTGATCCAGGGGTACTCGCTCGCCAAGGGCATGGGGGTCGGCAAGCACATCGCCAGCGACACCTTCACCATCGGAGGGTACCAGTGGGCGATCTACTTCTACCCCGACGGGAAGAACGTCGAGGACAACTCCACCTACGTGTCCGTGTTCATCGCCCTCGCCAGCGACGGGACCGACGTGAGGGCGCTCTTCGAGCTGACGCTCGTGGATCAGAGCGGCAAGGGGAAACACAAGATCCACAGCCACTTCGACCGGTCGCTCGAGAGCGGGCCGTACACCCTCAAGTACCGCGGGAGCATGTGGTAGCAATCGTACCAAGTCTTCGCCTTTCTTTGTCTTCTTCATTACAATTAGTTGTCTTTCCAAATATTATTGATATCTTGGATGCTGTTTCTGTCCCTGGAATGTGTAGTAATTAATGAGTAGATTCTGTGAACTATATACTTACCATAGCTGTCTTCTTGGTTTGGGTGCGGTCGAATTCTGTCCCAAGTCTTATCGTTTGAACTTTGCTAAACATTTTTGCCGATGCGAAGCTATTAACAACGTTCCATCTTCTTCATTTTAATTTACTGTTGTACCTTCTGATTTAGTAAAAATAGCTTTATATAATGCTTTTTACCAGGATATATTATGAGGGATATTACCGATGTGTTCCTCCTATAACAGTTGTAATTGAACCGATAACTTGCTTGACATGATCATTATGGTCGGACTTCTTACATGTAATTTTGGCTCACACTGCATTGCATCTCATTATGACCCTTTTTTACTTTGCAATCGAAAACCCAATTGCATTGTGCCACCCTATGCTTTGGATCAGAATTCAGAATGAACTCTagttagatgaaccaatgatgcCATATAGATGCAGTTATATAAATAGATACATGAATGAGACAAAGTCTTGGCCCGTAAGGATAGGTTAACAAGCATTAAGTCCTTGCTGTGGAGAGAAGAGAGAGTTACTTTGCTTCTTATCTTCTGGCATCTTGCTATAGTCAAAGAAGGATTTTCCATTTTCTTTAAGCCTTGTTATTTGGATTTTGATTTCTTCAATGTTATTTAATAAGAACAATATGGATTGCTGCAATTAAGATTcagcatttttttattattttcagttAGTTAGGTTGCGGAGACAGTTCTATCTGATAAATTAGTTTCATTGTGGCTTGATGTTATCTTATCCTGAGATTCTCTTATTTATATTTTCATCCTGATAAACACAACCATGTGATAGTTCTGTTCTGTGTCATTCAATCTTCAGGGGTTATAAACGCTTCTTTAGACGATCTGCACTTGAAACATCAGATTACCTCAAGGATGACTGCTTGAAGATCAATTGTACCGTCGGAGTTGTTGTGTCTGTGATGGATTCACCTGGACTGCACTCTGTACATGTTCCAGAATCTGATATcggaatgcattttggttcacttCTGGATAAACAAGAAGGTTCAGATGTTGTTTTTGATGTTTCTGGAGAAAAAATTCATGCTCATAAGCTGGTGCTGGCTGCTCGATCCCCAATATTTCATTCTTTGTTTTTTGATGGATTAGATGATGAAAGGAATGAGATTGCTGTTACGGATATGGTACCGAAGGTTTTCAAGGTGTGGACTTTTACTATTTTACTACCCCTTTTCTCCTGTTATTTTGTGCGTGACTACAGCTATGGTTTTATTTGAATCCTTCTATCTATGTTCACTTATGACTTGTTTATATCCTCCCAAATAGGCAATGCTGCATTTTATCTACAGAGACACTCTTGTAGAAGATGACATACTTGTTACTTCCTACCTTCCTGAATCTTCTGTGTCGGACACACTGGTAGCAAAATTGTTAGCTGCAGCTGACAAGTATTGCTTGGAAAGGCTTCGACTTCTGTGTGAGGCTCATCTGTGCAGGGAAATATCTGTGAATTCGGTTGCCAGCACACTTGCGTTGGCTGATCAATATCATGCCATGGAACTTAAAGCTTCTTGTCTTAAATTTGCTGCAGAAAATCTTGCAGGTATATAACTTCTACTTCCCTGGTCTTCCATATACTGCTGCTGAACTAAGAGGTTTTTGAGACTTGAATAATTCCATTCTTCTTGCCTATGAATGCTTCACTAAGATTTTTCTGTAGGTGAGCTTGTGCCCATTTCATTATGGAAATGTGtagtattattataattattttgggTAGAATCATGATACATGTGATGTTATAATTACAGAAAGCTGAATAATTAAAGAGATTTGTAAGTCAGATTCTTCGATGTAATGTGAAGGCTATAAATACTTGATACATTTAATTATATTGCCTCTGCAAAATGTGTCCCAGTGATTAGTAATTCCTCTTGGATTTTAGATTCACAAcattttaattttagattttttttctgccAGGTGACCTACAATTGTATATTCTAGGTAGCAGACGTGACATAACTGAATGATACCTGTCCAGGaccaaataattttctttttgatgGGCACATTTTTTTTTAGTCTCTTGGTTCTGCTGAGTGAATGCATCtctcgagttttttttttttagaagtctAGTGCAACTAGATTTTGAGAGCAAAGTGATTCTTTTCATATTGATGCATCCTGGGACAAGGTAATTGTCACAAGTTTTGCACTTGTTTATTATTATCTAGATTGTTGAGAGtcctccttttagatatctatcctttatGCAATTTTGTAAAGTTAGCTCGGTGGTGGCTCCATGTCGATCCGGCTTGATTAGATAATTGGTCTGTCAATTTCGTTGAGCCTAAACACAGGTCAAAATACCTAAGCTAAAGTTAATAGTAGTATacccatcaaacccttataagttaatcttaatcttagTTCACCTTCGATCTGGGACTAATCAAGGTATTACACCTTTTCATCGATATGCCTTTTAGGTCCATACTTGCTTTGCTTTGGACACATTCTAATGGCATCATATTGTTCTAAAAGTTGATATTCTTTTAGGCTCATGATTAGAGATATCTCTTTAGTTACTCTGATCATCAAGTAAATTTACTTCATTTGAAAGTTGATATTGTTTTTTGGATGAACTTTCAAGTCATTTTGGTTAACTATAACTAATAGTGTTTTGTATTCACTTTAAGTAATAAATGAACCTTGATTCTTAATTTGATGCAATTAAAACTTTTAAAGGAGTATTGGCATCTCAATGGAAGTTTTCTGATACGTTTTTTTTAGCCATAAAACTGTTGTACAAAATACATTAGGCACAAATATTGTGCACGCAAATTTAATCCCACATTGGAGTTTTTCATCAAATTAATGAGCTAGTTTTCTCGTCGGACCTAGTTGCAACACATTCGAATTTTCTAAGAGAATACTTGAAATGTCTAGGAATTTGTTGCATGATGATCTGTTCAAACTAATGTTAGTTGCAACACATTCGAATTTTCTAAGAGAATACTTGAAATGTCTAGGAATTTGTTGCATGATGATCTGTTCAAACTAATGTTTGTTTGTTATGGTCTATGGTAGTACTGGAGTGTGATTTTAGATGCCTCAAAATTTCTGGGAATTTGTTTGATGATCGTGATATATTCAAGTCTCTCTCTCTAAGATTAGCCACTGTTGGGATCTATGTTTACGTATGAACCAAGTTAGTGGTGAAGTGATCTTGGGATGTAAAAAGTTAGTGGTGAAAGTGATCTTGGGATGTAAATTGCTTGTTTCATGGTCATTcattagaatatttttttttttcttgtagattGGTACGAGATGTTCCTGCACATTATTGTTATTTGAATGAATGGCTAGGAAGTGTTCAGTAAATCATCCAAACCTCTGAATTATTTCTCCCTGttttagataatatttttttatttacttccCAAGAATTTTTCAATTGCATATCAATGCCTCCTTTATTCACTAACTATTGTCCTTACATGCAGCTGTGATGCGCTCAAGTGGATTTGAGCAGCTCAAGGACAATTCTCCAGCACTGCAGTCAGAACTTCTAACAACAATTGCTGGTTGTGAGGAGGAATACAAGAAAAGCCGGAGTGACTGGGGTCAGCTTTCGGATGGCGAAGATTCTAGCGGCCGTAGGATAAGGCCTCGGACTGATACGGACACCAATTACTGATTCGTGCAATGACAGTAGTGTATGTCTAGGAAACAAAACCAGAGAAACCAGCAGGTGTATCTTAACTAGATGTTCATTGGTAATTAGTATTAGTGGCATGAATTCTAGGTTTGTTGTAGGCATGAAACTTGCAAAACATGCTTATCGTCTGACAAGATGCAACATATCCAAGAAACTTTTTTTAGCATACAAGCCCAGCGTGGTGAATGCTATGTATGATGTATTAAATCCTCTGTTCTTCATATGCTTTCTCTTCTTGCAGAGAGAAATCTTTCGGAGtagattgttttttatttttatttttttattttttcactccAGTCGTTTTGTACAAATATGAACTGCACACAAAAATGGGTGTTTGATCTTTTACTGCTATTTCCCAGCGTTTATGCTTCACTTTGAATTATTTCCTATTTGGTTTGTCATATATAATCGATACAACGATTGAAGATACGTACGTAAAACCGTAAAGCCCCAAAACATAGATATTTGTGCGAGCATTCAGCTGCTACCCACAAAGGACACAAATCATGCTATCCACCTCGAATGGTCTTCGACACCATATAGGATGTGAAACTTGTGGATGAGGCTCACTCTCACTCTCCTGCgatggcaagcgccgctgccatcCTTCCTGGCTCGTCTCCTCTCCTCCATGCGCGTCCACCGAAGCGTCTCGGGACCTTGCATCAGCATCTCCCCTTCGCTTCTCTTCGGCGCAGACACAAGAGACAGATCTCCGTGACAGCCGCCTTGGCTTCGAGCATCTCCGTACCGATCAATTTGGACTACTTGGAGACGGAGTTCAGCGGGCATGGGGTGACCTTCGAAGCCATCGGCGACAGTTGCGTCGTCAAGATGGGGCTGGTGAACGGCAGCGTGGCCAGCTTGATGCTGCCCTGTGGTCTGATCACTTCGTACAAGCCCTACATGTGGCACGGTGCCACGTTCGAGGTGCTGCATACGACGGTCTCCGAGGGAGCCGATGGAGCTGCAGTCGTGCGAGGAGGAGTGTCCATGGATTTCGAGATCGGAGGCGACGGCTCGATTCCATGGTCCCCGAGTTCTTGGTCTCTTGAGAGCGTTCGAGGAAGTCCTGAGAAGTCCATTCAGGTACGAATTCGGGTATTCGTGGTGTCGTCGTTGGATTCGACGGTATGCATCTAAAGATGTGCAACTTCAGGTGGAGCTGGTATCGGTTTCTCCGGTGGACATGGCTGAAGTCAGATGCCTGGTCACTCTCCATCAGGACCTTCTTGGTTCAGAGCTGCTCATCTCTAACACCAAGTCCTCACCTCTCCAGTTGACGGGCTCCTTCGTCAGCCATTTGAAAGTGAGTACGCCGGACGCGGCATACGCGGTCGGGTTACAAGGCTCCAACTACCAAAGCAGGCAGCCATTATCGTCGCGGTTCAGCATGGATCCTCCAGACTTGGGCAGGAGGAGTCCCTCGACCTCCAAGAAGCCATGGACCCAGAATGTGCTTCGACGGCTGCTGCCCCGATGGGGAGACacaggcgaggaggaggaggaggaggaggagaaagagctaAACGAAGGTGGCGACGCAGAAGAatcagagggagaagaagaagatgactacGCTCGCATGACAGAGAAAATGAGCAGGATTTATACCAGTGCGCCAAGGCAGTTCACGATCATCGATAGGGTGGGTAATCACCTCCTCCTCCACAGTGTGCAGTTAGATTTTAGTTCGATGCAGCTTGATCTTTATATTtgcgtatgtgtgtgtgtgtgtgtgacgatTCAGGGAAGACGGAACTCGGTTGTGATACGGAGGAGCGGATTTGAAGAGTTGTACATGTCGAGTCCAGGATCAGAACATGAATGGTACGGAAAATATGCATACGTCTGCATAGGTCCAGCTGCCCAGCTGACACCTCTGGTGTTGGGTCCCGGAGACACATGGCGAGGGGCACAGTACTTGCACAATCCAAACCTCTAAAACCCTACAAGAAACGACGGATCTAAAGTTAAATTTGTCCTCCATGTCAAGCAAGGAGAGGACAGGAGGGAAGGAAAAGAGAACTCGGGATCCTACAGGTTTCGAATGTGAACGACGTCGGTGATAGTGGGTGGAGTTCACATCTATGTAGCACCGAAAGAAAGGGGTTATTCACCTGTAAAGATGAGCTTTTTTTTAACTTGTCTTCAAGGCTCAAAAATCTCATCTTATTTCTTTTATAAATGCTTACGCTAGCTTTGACTTGTAGATATATGCTTTACAACCATATTTCAATGTTCACCAGTAGAAGCAATTCAACAAGATTGAGATGGAACCACAGTGAACCGTCGTTAATCTATCTAGCCCATCGTAGCAACTCACTCATGCTTCCAATTCAGAGGTAAGAATGACGCAGGGAACCCAAAAATAGACAGACAGAGGTCCAAATCCAACTCCCAATTTTAGCTACGGAAGGGAACGCTTAGCGGTACAGTTGTTAATCTAAAGCCCCCATGCCTACCCAAAATGTGGTCCTGCAGCCTTTCCAAACCTTTCACTTCACCTGTAACCACTGCCAGACTCGAGAAACGATTGCGACGCCATTGGCAACACCATTTCCAGGTTCATCCGGCGAAACAGAAACCGACTGCAACATGGGATTTCCATCGGTACCTCCCTTTTCATCCCCCGCATGGGCACGACGACAAGTTCTTTCACTCCACCACACCTGAGAGACCGAACCATCGGTAAATTACACTAGGCCTGCCTGGTAGGCTGGGTGTCAAATCTCTTCAAAAACAAGAGACTTGCCTGTTTCCGAAGAAGCTGCTGTTTAGTCCTTGTCTCCTCCTGCATTAAATTCTGACGCTTCTCGTAAAAGTCGAAATCATCAAGAACACACATGTTGTTCATGTGTTCCTTAAAAATCTTGAGCATTCGGAGGCCCTGCTCTAGCATCACCTGCATGCATCGCCAACACAGAcagcaaaaaagaaaagatgaaaaCAACCAAGTATTTGATGTACCCGACCACACCCACAATACAAATGCTCTCACCTCCTGAGCGTCTCGACTGTTGGTCACTGGTTTGTTATCATTGTTCTCCAGCGTGATGTGCTTCAGAATGCTGCTGTTTGGAACGTCCTTAATAATGTGCCACTCGACAGGGAAGCAGCCGATCGATCCACTTGTCGTCCTGCTGCCAATACTCCACCGTCTTGTTGAAGTCAACCGGACCGACCATTTCGGCAACACCAACAAATTGCCCACTGGTGTTTACCTAAATTTAAGAGCAAGACTCGGTACCGCTACTTTCTTTAACCGAACGTACGACTCGGCACCAATACTCACAGAGAAAAACAACAAGACAGGACAACCGCCGGCTTTTCCCTGAGCTTCCTGATATCCAGCATCCAGCTTCTTGTTTCCATATCCGGTGCTGGCCCATACATTATATTTGATGCTTTTGTGAATATCATCCTCGCTGTAGGCTTTAATGACGAACAACTTTGCATCTGCATAGTCATCGTCACTAGAACCACCAAATCCCCAAGAAATTCTAGGCGCACACACGTCGGTGATCAACGGAAAGCAGTCATTAAAAACAGCAAACTTTTCAAAGAATCGAGGTGTTGTTGATTCTGATTTCTCACCGAACAAGTTTTGGAATCACACGTTGTTGCGGCCGAAAGAGAGAAAGTTGTAGGCGGTCTGTGTTGCTCATTCGAGAATAAGGGCCTGGATCCATCAGGACCGGGACCGAATCGAGGGTCTTGATAACCAGTAGAATGAAGCCCACCCAGCAACCCTCCCTTCCCATACGAAGCATCGAGAACAAGTGATGGATTTTGGTGACCCGACGACCTCAGAGTACCTCGTCCATCATTCTCGTTTACATCACCGTTAGAAATTCCATTGGTGTTTCTCTCGGCTCTATCCACCGGAACTGGAGGCTGATCAGCAGCAACAGGGGTAGAAACTTCTCCTCGACAAGTAGGTGGCCTTGGTGTCTGAGTTGCACGAGTTGGTGCATTTGGCTGGAAAAATGGAACCGG
The DNA window shown above is from Musa acuminata AAA Group cultivar baxijiao chromosome BXJ2-4, Cavendish_Baxijiao_AAA, whole genome shotgun sequence and carries:
- the LOC135610017 gene encoding BTB/POZ and MATH domain-containing protein 4-like, translating into MTPEKEMTASPTSSRSVTETVNGSHKFVIQGYSLAKGMGVGKHIASDTFTIGGYQWAIYFYPDGKNVEDNSTYVSVFIALASDGTDVRALFELTLVDQSGKGKHKIHSHFDRSLESGPYTLKYRGSMWGYKRFFRRSALETSDYLKDDCLKINCTVGVVVSVMDSPGLHSVHVPESDIGMHFGSLLDKQEGSDVVFDVSGEKIHAHKLVLAARSPIFHSLFFDGLDDERNEIAVTDMVPKVFKAMLHFIYRDTLVEDDILVTSYLPESSVSDTLVAKLLAAADKYCLERLRLLCEAHLCREISVNSVASTLALADQYHAMELKASCLKFAAENLAAVMRSSGFEQLKDNSPALQSELLTTIAGCEEEYKKSRSDWGQLSDGEDSSGRRIRPRTDTDTNY
- the LOC135610018 gene encoding protein NDH-DEPENDENT CYCLIC ELECTRON FLOW 5-like; protein product: MASAAAILPGSSPLLHARPPKRLGTLHQHLPFASLRRRHKRQISVTAALASSISVPINLDYLETEFSGHGVTFEAIGDSCVVKMGLVNGSVASLMLPCGLITSYKPYMWHGATFEVLHTTVSEGADGAAVVRGGVSMDFEIGGDGSIPWSPSSWSLESVRGSPEKSIQVELVSVSPVDMAEVRCLVTLHQDLLGSELLISNTKSSPLQLTGSFVSHLKVSTPDAAYAVGLQGSNYQSRQPLSSRFSMDPPDLGRRSPSTSKKPWTQNVLRRLLPRWGDTGEEEEEEEEKELNEGGDAEESEGEEEDDYARMTEKMSRIYTSAPRQFTIIDRGRRNSVVIRRSGFEELYMSSPGSEHEWYGKYAYVCIGPAAQLTPLVLGPGDTWRGAQYLHNPNL